A genomic stretch from Fibrobacter sp. UWEL includes:
- a CDS encoding type IV pilus biogenesis/stability protein PilW — protein sequence MKKAIVIIALIVLAGYFLHYYKGYRKFAAEVDSHNSLVTEANECLAAYDWKCAERSTRALLKENPTDEILLTNMAWILLEQERYEECLDYIAGLSIQNENLNDIRQKAALLKQEMEELRLEKSLHFRLEYDGNPSRTNVMEALAVLEVAYDSLSTLFDFELENKIGLVLYQASSHTGIGPRPDWVGAIFDGKLRVPENVMEYSGVYRPMLFHELTHCFLRGMTHVKIPFWLNEGIAQVVDASRNDVEKPEGAKPSLKDLENAFVEQDRRDVAVKLYWYSQKMVEGMLARNGNFVHFRKFVQDLRKLGTDTALKQYYGVTAEQLLDEVR from the coding sequence ATGAAGAAGGCTATTGTCATTATCGCTTTAATTGTGCTTGCAGGATACTTTCTGCATTACTACAAGGGTTATCGTAAATTTGCTGCAGAAGTGGATAGCCACAACAGTCTTGTGACGGAGGCCAATGAATGCCTGGCTGCTTACGACTGGAAATGTGCGGAACGTAGCACGCGGGCTTTGCTGAAGGAAAATCCTACGGATGAAATTCTGCTGACGAACATGGCATGGATCCTCCTGGAACAGGAACGTTACGAAGAATGCCTTGACTATATTGCGGGTCTAAGTATCCAGAATGAAAATCTGAATGATATTAGGCAGAAGGCCGCCCTGCTGAAACAGGAGATGGAAGAACTTCGCCTGGAAAAGTCCTTGCACTTTAGACTTGAATATGATGGCAATCCTTCTCGCACCAACGTGATGGAGGCACTTGCCGTTCTGGAAGTGGCTTACGATTCCTTGAGTACCTTATTTGACTTTGAATTGGAAAATAAGATTGGCCTTGTGCTGTACCAGGCTTCTAGTCATACTGGCATTGGTCCTCGTCCGGACTGGGTGGGGGCAATCTTTGACGGAAAGCTTCGCGTTCCTGAAAACGTCATGGAGTATTCCGGGGTTTACAGGCCCATGCTGTTCCATGAACTGACCCACTGCTTTCTGCGAGGCATGACCCATGTGAAGATTCCCTTCTGGCTCAATGAAGGTATTGCCCAGGTGGTGGATGCGTCACGTAATGATGTTGAAAAGCCGGAGGGTGCTAAGCCTTCCCTGAAGGATCTGGAAAACGCCTTTGTGGAACAGGACCGTCGTGACGTGGCGGTAAAGCTTTACTGGTATTCCCAGAAGATGGTGGAAGGAATGCTTGCCCGCAATGGCAACTTCGTGCATTTCAGAAAGTTTGTTCAGGACTTGAGAAAACTTGGGACGGATACTGCCCTTAAGCAGTATTATGGCGTAACTGCAGAACAGTTGCTGGATGAGGTAAGGTAA
- a CDS encoding asparaginase: MKRIAILATGGTIAGVGNPGENLGYVSGQLAGSDLVAAVPEIADYADVYVEQFCNVNSDDMTGELWLKLAKRIDEIAGAAGNVGEDTVPPVDAFVITHGTDTMDETAYFLSLTLRTDKPVILTGSMRPATAKDPDGPANLLGAVRAAAGFAVDDEAPAGSNVWVYFGGELFDARRVQKCSASKLQPMDVDDESLPKEMPFFDVSDLEELPRVNVVYFGVDSDPRILEYASSVSDGLVIAGAGAGEFSLRWAEALSRVDIPVVMSTRINHGVVTLNQNLAKAPEGIARVASGTLPPQKAAILLRLALTQTKNPTKLRKLFEKA; this comes from the coding sequence ATGAAACGTATTGCGATTCTTGCTACGGGTGGAACCATTGCCGGTGTTGGAAATCCAGGTGAAAACCTGGGCTACGTTTCGGGCCAACTTGCGGGAAGCGACCTGGTGGCCGCTGTGCCTGAAATCGCAGATTATGCGGATGTTTATGTGGAACAGTTCTGCAACGTAAATTCCGATGACATGACGGGTGAACTGTGGCTGAAACTGGCGAAACGTATTGATGAAATTGCAGGTGCTGCGGGAAATGTGGGGGAGGATACTGTACCGCCGGTGGATGCCTTTGTCATAACTCACGGTACGGACACCATGGACGAAACCGCTTACTTCCTGAGTTTGACCCTGCGAACGGATAAGCCAGTGATTCTTACAGGATCCATGCGTCCTGCTACAGCAAAGGATCCCGATGGTCCCGCCAATTTGCTGGGGGCGGTGAGAGCTGCCGCCGGATTTGCGGTGGATGACGAAGCCCCTGCGGGAAGTAACGTGTGGGTGTATTTCGGCGGGGAACTGTTTGACGCTAGACGCGTCCAGAAGTGCAGTGCCAGCAAGTTGCAGCCCATGGACGTGGATGATGAAAGTCTCCCGAAGGAGATGCCCTTCTTTGACGTCTCGGATCTTGAAGAACTACCGCGGGTGAATGTGGTTTACTTCGGGGTGGATTCGGACCCGAGAATTCTGGAGTATGCTTCCTCCGTTTCTGACGGTCTTGTGATTGCTGGAGCGGGAGCCGGAGAGTTTAGCCTTCGCTGGGCGGAAGCCTTGTCCCGCGTGGATATTCCCGTGGTGATGAGCACCCGCATTAACCATGGGGTAGTGACGCTTAACCAGAATCTGGCTAAGGCACCCGAGGGAATTGCCCGAGTGGCTTCCGGAACTTTGCCTCCCCAGAAGGCGGCCATCCTGCTACGCCTCGCCCTGACCCAGACGAAAAATCCCACAAAACTCCGAAAGCTTTTTGAAAAGGCATAA
- a CDS encoding DUF4416 family protein, giving the protein MKASNFSEQAQLIAFVLQKGSEWDPAVIELLEKTWGKIRHKGKLFAFDKTPYYQPEMGDGLYRGVVSFEKTIPPETIAEEKARSNALELTTADSDNPDHRHVNIDIGYMDMDKVVLPSYKRGPFKLYAGNGVWLDMLLTYAKGVFHPTAWAFEDFVRNPYQHDLQLIRERYKKAGAGKPAK; this is encoded by the coding sequence ATGAAGGCATCTAACTTTAGTGAACAGGCTCAGCTGATTGCTTTTGTTTTGCAGAAAGGTTCGGAATGGGACCCGGCTGTGATTGAACTTCTAGAAAAAACCTGGGGCAAGATCCGCCATAAGGGGAAACTTTTTGCGTTTGACAAGACTCCCTATTACCAGCCCGAAATGGGTGATGGACTTTATCGTGGCGTGGTTTCCTTCGAGAAAACTATACCGCCTGAAACCATTGCGGAAGAGAAGGCCCGCAGTAACGCTCTTGAATTGACTACCGCCGACAGCGACAATCCGGACCACCGTCATGTGAATATTGACATTGGCTATATGGATATGGACAAGGTGGTGTTGCCCAGCTATAAACGTGGCCCCTTTAAACTTTATGCGGGAAACGGTGTGTGGCTGGATATGCTTTTGACTTATGCCAAGGGCGTTTTCCATCCGACAGCCTGGGCGTTCGAGGATTTCGTGAGAAATCCTTACCAGCATGATTTGCAGCTGATTCGTGAACGCTATAAAAAAGCGGGCGCTGGTAAGCCCGCAAAATAA